TCGGGCTCGACGGTGGCGCCGGCTTCCACCGCCACACCCTGGTCAAAGCCATGCTCGCCCGCCTTGTTGGCGTTGAACGGCATGGCTTCAGCCAGATGACCCGCCTGCAGTGCTTTGACGGCGGCGGGGTCCTCGGCAGGCGTCACTTTGGAGGGTCCACTGTCCGTGTTGCGCGCGGCCGCCCGCGGCGCCGCGCTCTTCAAGGACTTCTCGGGATTGCTGTTATTGGATGAATTGGGAGGTGTCATGGGAAAGCTCCAAAGTGCGGATTCACGCCGTTGCCACTCAGGCCACTTCCACGCCCATCAGGGCGTCCTTGCGCGCCTGCAGCTCATCACGCATGGCCACCAAATCGAGCTTGCGCGCAGCCCGTGCCTTCGGAAAGATCTCGTTGCGCTCTTCCTTCACGTGGTGGTCGATGTATTCGCCCAGCACCGTCACCTTGGCATCGAACATTTCGTCCGCCGTGTCCATGGCCTCGATCTGGGCGATGAGGTCCTTCGCGCTGGCGTGCTCGACTTCGGCCTCGGCCAAGAGGTCGGTCTCGCTCAAGGCCTC
The sequence above is a segment of the Hydrogenophaga sp. BPS33 genome. Coding sequences within it:
- a CDS encoding hemerythrin domain-containing protein, which translates into the protein MSTTRTTADACTLLDNDHKAVKKMFKAYEELTQSKARGTEKKKLELAQQICQELTVHAQIEEEIFYPALREALSETDLLAEAEVEHASAKDLIAQIEAMDTADEMFDAKVTVLGEYIDHHVKEERNEIFPKARAARKLDLVAMRDELQARKDALMGVEVA